A single genomic interval of Feifania hominis harbors:
- a CDS encoding KOW domain-containing RNA-binding protein, with amino-acid sequence MEIKKSSVVMSTSGRDKGNLFLVLETDDNFVYLVDGRVRRYEKPKRKNRRHLALYAPGGHPICEKILAGERLTNPEIRRALAEICDSQHEEG; translated from the coding sequence TTGGAAATCAAGAAGTCTTCGGTCGTGATGTCGACCTCGGGCAGAGACAAGGGGAACCTCTTCCTCGTTCTGGAGACGGACGACAACTTCGTCTATCTCGTGGACGGGAGAGTGCGGCGCTATGAAAAGCCCAAGCGCAAAAACCGCCGCCACCTCGCTCTCTACGCCCCGGGGGGCCATCCGATCTGCGAGAAGATCCTCGCGGGCGAACGGCTGACGAATCCCGAGATTCGCCGGGCGCTCGCCGAGATCTGCGACAGCCAACACGAGGAGGGATAG
- a CDS encoding DNA-directed RNA polymerase subunit alpha, which translates to MIEIEKPKLEILELSDDGSYGKFVVEPLERSYGTTLGNSLRRILLSSLPGYAATSIKIDGVQHEFSTVPGVKEDVTELVLNIKELICKVHSDSPKVIYIDAQGECEVTAGDIITDADVEILNPDLHIASLSADAKLYMEITVGRGRGYVSSERNKQLLQPVIGIIPIDSIYAPVTKVNYTVENTRIGHVTDYDKLTIEVWTNRTIAAKEALSLGAKIMSEHLNLFIDLSDEAKNVEVMIEKEETRKEKVLEMTIEELDLSVRSFNCLKRAGINTVEDIIERTEEDMMKVRNLGRKSLEEVIQKLESLGLYLKKEED; encoded by the coding sequence ATGATCGAAATCGAAAAGCCCAAACTTGAAATTTTGGAGCTGAGCGACGACGGTTCCTACGGCAAATTTGTCGTGGAGCCGCTTGAGAGAAGCTACGGCACAACCCTCGGCAACTCGCTGCGCAGAATTCTTCTGTCGTCGCTGCCGGGCTACGCCGCGACTTCCATCAAGATCGACGGAGTGCAGCACGAGTTCTCCACCGTCCCCGGTGTCAAGGAGGATGTGACGGAGCTCGTCTTAAACATCAAGGAGCTCATCTGCAAGGTCCACTCGGACAGCCCGAAGGTCATCTACATTGACGCCCAGGGCGAGTGTGAAGTGACCGCAGGCGACATCATCACCGACGCGGACGTCGAGATTCTCAATCCCGACCTGCACATTGCGAGCCTGTCCGCCGACGCGAAGCTCTACATGGAGATCACCGTCGGCCGTGGGCGGGGCTACGTCTCGTCCGAGCGCAACAAGCAGCTTTTGCAGCCCGTGATCGGCATCATCCCGATCGATTCGATCTACGCGCCGGTGACCAAAGTCAACTACACGGTCGAAAACACCCGCATCGGCCATGTGACCGACTATGACAAACTCACCATCGAGGTCTGGACCAACCGCACCATTGCGGCGAAAGAGGCCCTCTCCCTCGGGGCGAAGATCATGAGCGAACACCTCAATCTCTTCATCGACCTGTCCGACGAGGCCAAGAACGTCGAGGTCATGATCGAGAAAGAGGAGACGAGAAAAGAAAAGGTTCTTGAGATGACCATTGAGGAGCTCGACCTGTCCGTGCGGTCGTTCAACTGCCTCAAGCGCGCCGGGATCAACACGGTCGAAGACATCATCGAGCGCACCGAAGAGGACATGATGAAAGTGCGCAATCTCGGCCGCAAGTCCCTGGAGGAGGTCATTCAGAAGCTCGAGAGCCTCGGACTGTACCTCAAAAAAGAAGAGGACTAA
- the mreD gene encoding rod shape-determining protein MreD produces the protein MFARHRSTINKVSAYGLLLLAVMLLQTTFMHHLAIRDVKPSLLVVSVVCVALFSDYRTGTVFGGILGLLCDVSSAAVFGYYTLMLMLIGFCVGVLSDAAIRRSLPSALLVYFCAYAAYFVILILTSVVVVGNFSVLPYRLRVTFFEMLYSLLFLPVLYFAAKKISALLASLDRR, from the coding sequence ATGTTTGCGCGCCATCGCTCCACCATCAACAAGGTGTCGGCCTACGGGCTGCTGCTGCTCGCGGTCATGCTGCTGCAGACCACTTTCATGCACCATCTCGCCATACGCGACGTCAAGCCGTCGCTTCTGGTGGTGTCGGTGGTATGCGTGGCTCTCTTTTCCGACTACCGCACCGGCACGGTCTTCGGCGGCATACTGGGGCTGCTGTGCGACGTGAGCTCGGCGGCCGTCTTCGGCTACTACACGCTCATGCTCATGCTCATCGGCTTCTGCGTGGGCGTTCTGTCGGACGCCGCCATCCGCCGCAGCCTGCCGTCGGCGCTGCTGGTGTACTTCTGCGCCTACGCGGCCTATTTTGTCATTTTGATTCTCACAAGCGTCGTCGTTGTGGGCAACTTTTCGGTGCTGCCCTACCGGCTGCGCGTGACGTTTTTTGAGATGCTCTACTCGCTGCTCTTTCTGCCGGTTCTCTACTTTGCGGCCAAAAAGATCAGCGCTCTGCTCGCAAGCCTTGACCGAAGATAG
- the rpsK gene encoding 30S ribosomal protein S11, translating into MAKVTAKRGTTRRRRERKNIERGAAHIASTFNNTIVTITDVNGNALSWASSGGLGFRGSRKSTPFAAQTAAETAAKAAMEHGLKSVEVYVKGPGAGREAAIRALQTAGLEVNMIKDVTPIPHNGCRPPKRRRV; encoded by the coding sequence ATGGCTAAAGTAACAGCGAAGAGGGGCACGACCCGCCGCCGCCGCGAGAGAAAGAACATTGAGCGCGGCGCCGCGCACATCGCATCCACATTCAACAACACCATCGTCACGATCACTGACGTCAACGGAAACGCTCTCTCCTGGGCGAGCTCCGGCGGCCTCGGCTTCCGCGGCTCGAGAAAGTCCACGCCGTTTGCGGCGCAGACCGCGGCCGAGACGGCGGCGAAAGCTGCGATGGAGCACGGTCTCAAGTCGGTCGAGGTCTATGTCAAGGGCCCGGGCGCCGGCCGTGAGGCTGCCATCCGTGCGCTGCAGACCGCGGGTCTCGAAGTGAACATGATCAAAGATGTCACGCCGATCCCCCACAACGGATGCAGACCGCCTAAGAGAAGAAGAGTATAA
- a CDS encoding NAD(P)/FAD-dependent oxidoreductase yields the protein MYDVIVVGAGPAGSAAAATLAARARAVLLVEKFHLPRNKSCSGILIRKTLGLVESCFGETVPGHVTCAPAENRGMVFTDDRGREYRFEQPGLNIWRSGFDHWLAGRAAARGARLIDGTAALACETGPDSVSVVMRGGGLVTERARYVLNCEGGVSALRRKLTGGRPDVVQTVQCFCEGRIELDPHYFYAYLQPELSGYDAWFNVKDGQLVLGVSAPGARGLPEYHRRFLAYMAQTHGLRIERELRREKWLMPRVRPGCPVDTGGGRILFAGETAGFLNPMGEGISAAIESGRAAAMAIDGHFDRPDRVGDAYREATRELHGYMARQWRFVARLAATFAEMGEP from the coding sequence ATGTATGACGTCATCGTAGTCGGCGCGGGCCCGGCGGGGAGCGCGGCGGCGGCAACGCTCGCCGCGAGGGCGCGCGCGGTGCTGCTGGTGGAAAAGTTTCACCTGCCGCGCAACAAGTCCTGCTCGGGTATTCTCATCCGCAAGACACTGGGGCTTGTGGAGAGCTGCTTTGGCGAGACGGTTCCCGGCCATGTCACCTGTGCGCCGGCCGAGAACCGGGGCATGGTTTTCACCGATGACCGGGGGCGCGAGTACCGCTTTGAACAGCCGGGGCTCAACATCTGGCGCAGCGGCTTTGACCACTGGCTCGCCGGCCGCGCCGCCGCCCGCGGCGCGCGGCTGATCGACGGCACGGCGGCGCTGGCCTGTGAGACGGGCCCCGACAGTGTGTCGGTTGTTATGCGCGGCGGCGGGCTTGTCACCGAGCGGGCGCGCTATGTGCTCAACTGCGAGGGGGGTGTCAGCGCGCTGCGGCGCAAGCTCACCGGTGGCCGGCCCGATGTCGTTCAGACAGTCCAGTGCTTCTGCGAGGGGCGCATTGAGCTGGACCCCCACTATTTTTACGCCTATCTCCAGCCCGAGCTGTCGGGATACGACGCCTGGTTCAATGTCAAGGACGGCCAGCTTGTGCTCGGGGTATCGGCGCCGGGCGCCCGCGGGCTCCCGGAGTACCACAGGCGTTTTCTCGCCTACATGGCGCAGACCCACGGTCTGCGCATCGAGCGTGAGCTGCGCCGGGAGAAGTGGTTGATGCCCCGCGTGCGCCCCGGCTGCCCGGTTGACACGGGCGGCGGGCGGATTCTGTTCGCGGGGGAGACGGCGGGCTTTCTCAACCCCATGGGCGAGGGGATCTCCGCCGCGATTGAGAGCGGCCGGGCCGCTGCCATGGCCATTGACGGGCACTTCGACCGGCCCGACAGAGTGGGTGACGCCTACCGCGAGGCCACGCGTGAGCTGCACGGCTACATGGCGCGCCAGTGGCGCTTTGTCGCGCGCCTGGCCGCGACCTTTGCCGAGATGGGAGAACCGTGA
- a CDS encoding adenylate kinase, with amino-acid sequence MKLILLGAPGAGKGTQAEIISENYHIPSISTGNILRAAIAEGSELGLEAKKFMDQGALVPDEVVVNLIKQRLSQSDCANGFILDGFPRTPAQAETLEKMGVSIDAVVSIEVPDEAIIERMGGRRCCESCGASYHVKYNPSERGELCEKCGGKLVIRADDNPETVKKRLDVFHSQTEELKEYYHSKGLLKIVIGQEEVADTTAEMSKVLESLKNV; translated from the coding sequence GTGAAACTGATATTACTCGGAGCCCCGGGCGCCGGCAAAGGCACCCAGGCGGAAATCATCTCGGAGAACTACCACATCCCATCCATCTCGACCGGCAACATTCTGCGCGCGGCCATTGCCGAGGGCAGCGAGCTGGGCCTTGAGGCCAAGAAGTTCATGGACCAGGGCGCGCTCGTGCCGGACGAGGTCGTGGTAAATCTGATCAAGCAGAGACTGTCTCAGTCTGACTGTGCAAACGGCTTCATTCTCGACGGATTCCCGCGCACCCCGGCCCAGGCCGAGACCCTTGAGAAAATGGGGGTCTCGATCGACGCCGTGGTGAGCATCGAGGTGCCGGATGAGGCCATCATCGAGCGCATGGGCGGGCGGCGCTGCTGCGAGAGCTGCGGCGCGAGCTACCACGTCAAGTACAACCCGTCCGAGCGGGGCGAGCTGTGCGAAAAGTGCGGCGGGAAGCTTGTCATCCGCGCGGATGACAACCCCGAGACCGTCAAGAAGCGCCTTGATGTGTTCCACAGCCAGACCGAGGAGCTCAAGGAGTACTACCACTCCAAGGGGCTGCTCAAGATCGTGATCGGCCAGGAGGAAGTCGCCGACACGACCGCGGAGATGTCCAAGGTGCTGGAGAGCCTGAAAAACGTATGA
- the rplQ gene encoding 50S ribosomal protein L17: MPGTRKLGRPTDHRKAMLRAMVTFLLENGKIETTVTRAKEVSAIAEKMITLGKENTLHNKRQALSYITKEDVVKKLFDEISPKYADRNGGYTRIYKIGPRRGDAAEMAILELI, translated from the coding sequence ATGCCCGGAACCCGTAAACTCGGTCGGCCGACCGATCACAGAAAAGCTATGCTCAGGGCGATGGTCACCTTCCTTCTCGAGAACGGCAAGATCGAGACAACCGTGACGAGAGCTAAGGAAGTCAGCGCGATTGCTGAGAAAATGATCACCCTCGGCAAGGAGAATACACTGCACAACAAACGCCAGGCGCTCAGCTACATCACCAAGGAGGATGTCGTCAAGAAGCTCTTTGACGAGATCAGCCCGAAGTATGCCGACCGCAACGGCGGCTACACCAGAATCTACAAGATCGGCCCGCGGCGCGGCGACGCTGCCGAGATGGCTATTCTTGAGCTCATCTGA
- the mreC gene encoding rod shape-determining protein MreC, which yields MKDFFKNRFFVGFCVVIALVLVLMAVSAASGGRANFLEDAIGAVITPIQKGLTGINNFIADRLSFFGEYKTLKAENEALEARVRELEEDTRELAALQSENAFLKEFLDLKEQRPDFELTTAQVIARDPGNFFYSFTIDRGTLDDIKLNDAVITSDGLVGVVSEVGATYAKVTSIIEQSTPVGAVVSRTRDVAMLEGDISLRDEGLCKLSLLPSAGSAQAGDVVVTSGLGGIFPKGIVIGTVTEVRPEASDISYYAIIDPAVDFQNIRDVVVIRSYIDEVS from the coding sequence GTGAAAGATTTTTTTAAAAACCGGTTTTTCGTCGGCTTCTGCGTGGTCATCGCGCTGGTGCTGGTTCTCATGGCGGTCTCGGCCGCCTCGGGCGGGCGCGCCAACTTTCTTGAGGACGCCATCGGCGCGGTCATCACCCCCATTCAGAAGGGGCTCACCGGCATCAACAACTTCATTGCCGACCGGCTCTCGTTCTTCGGCGAGTACAAGACGCTCAAGGCCGAAAACGAGGCGCTCGAGGCGCGCGTGCGCGAGCTTGAGGAGGACACCCGCGAGCTCGCCGCGCTCCAGAGCGAGAACGCCTTTTTAAAGGAGTTTCTCGACCTCAAGGAGCAGCGTCCCGACTTTGAGCTCACGACGGCCCAGGTCATCGCGCGCGACCCGGGCAACTTCTTCTACTCGTTTACCATCGACCGCGGCACGCTCGACGACATCAAGCTCAACGACGCGGTCATCACGTCGGACGGGCTTGTGGGCGTCGTCAGCGAGGTGGGCGCCACCTACGCCAAGGTGACCAGCATCATCGAGCAGAGCACGCCCGTGGGCGCTGTCGTCAGCCGCACGCGTGACGTTGCCATGCTCGAGGGGGACATTTCGCTTCGCGACGAGGGGCTCTGCAAGCTCTCTCTGCTGCCCTCGGCGGGCAGCGCCCAGGCGGGCGACGTGGTCGTCACGTCGGGACTCGGCGGCATCTTCCCCAAGGGCATCGTCATCGGCACGGTGACCGAGGTGCGCCCCGAGGCGAGCGACATCTCCTACTACGCCATCATCGACCCGGCGGTGGACTTTCAGAACATCCGGGACGTGGTCGTCATCCGCTCCTACATCGACGAGGTGTCGTGA
- the map gene encoding type I methionyl aminopeptidase encodes MILLKSNEEIEAMRRAGHIAAGALKLAGEAIAPGVTTWEIDRLVHDFIVKSGAVPSFLHYGGFPASACISVDSEVIHGIPSKSRVLAEGSIVSVDVGALIGGYHGDCANTFPVGRISDDAQRLIDATRQSFFEAMKVARPGGRIGDIGHAVQSYVEPLGYGVVTEYVGHGVGQALHEDPEVPNYGRPGHGIRLQRDMTIAVEPMINAGTPNVRRLRDGWTVVTADGALSAHYENTIAITDGEPILLTVA; translated from the coding sequence ATGATACTGCTAAAGTCAAACGAAGAGATCGAAGCGATGCGGCGCGCAGGGCACATTGCCGCGGGCGCGCTCAAGCTGGCGGGCGAGGCCATCGCCCCCGGCGTGACCACCTGGGAGATTGACCGGCTCGTGCACGACTTCATTGTGAAGTCGGGCGCGGTGCCGTCCTTTCTCCACTACGGCGGCTTCCCGGCGAGCGCCTGCATCTCGGTCGACAGCGAAGTCATCCACGGCATTCCGTCAAAGAGCCGCGTGCTCGCCGAGGGGAGCATTGTCAGTGTGGACGTCGGGGCCCTCATCGGGGGCTACCACGGCGACTGCGCGAACACGTTCCCGGTGGGACGCATCAGCGACGACGCGCAGCGCCTGATCGATGCGACGCGCCAGAGCTTCTTTGAGGCGATGAAAGTCGCGCGCCCGGGCGGGCGCATCGGCGACATCGGCCACGCTGTGCAGAGCTATGTCGAGCCGCTCGGCTACGGCGTCGTGACCGAATACGTCGGCCACGGTGTGGGCCAGGCGCTCCACGAGGACCCGGAGGTGCCGAACTATGGCCGCCCGGGCCACGGCATCCGCCTGCAGCGCGACATGACCATCGCGGTCGAACCCATGATCAACGCCGGCACACCGAATGTCCGCCGTCTTCGCGACGGGTGGACGGTCGTGACCGCCGACGGCGCGCTCTCCGCGCACTATGAAAACACCATTGCCATCACAGACGGTGAGCCGATTCTGCTCACCGTGGCCTGA
- the mrdA gene encoding penicillin-binding protein 2 codes for MIFKDQNQIKRNTGRFVVLIAVTLLLAILYVFRLSNLQITKGADYAEQANKRVYRTVPISATRGEILDRYGRPFVTNKMGFSVIIDRALLQKETQNEVILRLLEEVPDENIAFTDSLPVSMPPYEYLADAEDSTKYQKQREKLTKQLDLEADATAQQLMDALVEKYDLAAFTRTEQRHLAGVRYAMELSNFSLSTPFTFATDVDLTTVTAIKERYTEFQGVDVLIEPVREFTGTVAAQILGQVGPIFKDEAEDYLAEGYQLSDTVGKEGIERTMEQYLRGKSGVKTIEQNKYGTVTNITVTEEAVPGNNIVLTLDRDLQETAENSLEKTIQNIASKNAASRKAGWDANAGSAVVLDVKTGEVLAMASYPSYDPATYYQNFTELSTDPDKPMFNRAIGGAYAPGSTFKMATAIAGLESGTVTPKDTVTCRGVYTYYSPYNYLCWLYTDTGRVHGTVNVVGALKGSCNYYFYEVARLAGIDVLVEWCEKLGFGQKTGIELPGESAGILASPAYREKQGQPWYSGDTLQAAIGQSYHLITPLQLCNYVATIVNGGTRYQPHLVKSVKSYRHDETILEVEPTVVEELGLSDSTWTAVMEGMRSVTEDGTASSVFRNYPIKVGGKTGTASVSSGSATGVFVCFAPYDDPEIAIAVVVEHGAHGNTVAPVARDIMDVYFAQKEANKNDLSPENTLIP; via the coding sequence ATGATTTTCAAAGACCAGAACCAGATCAAACGAAATACCGGCCGCTTTGTCGTGCTGATCGCCGTGACGCTGCTGCTCGCGATTCTGTATGTGTTTCGCCTGTCGAATTTACAGATCACAAAGGGCGCCGACTACGCCGAGCAGGCGAATAAGCGCGTCTACCGCACCGTGCCCATCTCGGCGACGCGCGGGGAGATTCTCGACCGCTACGGCCGGCCCTTTGTGACCAACAAGATGGGCTTTTCGGTCATCATCGACCGCGCCCTGCTGCAAAAGGAGACCCAAAACGAGGTCATCCTGCGCCTGCTCGAGGAGGTGCCCGACGAGAACATCGCTTTCACCGACTCGCTGCCGGTGAGCATGCCCCCCTACGAGTACCTTGCGGACGCCGAGGACTCCACCAAGTACCAAAAGCAGCGTGAAAAGCTCACAAAACAGCTCGATCTCGAGGCCGACGCCACGGCGCAGCAGCTCATGGACGCGCTCGTCGAAAAGTACGATCTTGCGGCTTTCACCCGCACCGAACAGCGGCACCTCGCGGGCGTGCGCTACGCTATGGAGCTGTCGAACTTCTCGCTGTCGACCCCGTTCACCTTTGCCACCGACGTGGACCTGACCACTGTCACCGCCATCAAGGAGCGCTACACCGAGTTTCAGGGGGTGGATGTGCTCATCGAGCCGGTGCGTGAGTTCACCGGCACCGTCGCCGCCCAGATTCTCGGCCAGGTCGGCCCCATTTTCAAGGATGAGGCCGAGGACTATCTCGCCGAGGGCTACCAGCTCTCCGACACCGTCGGCAAAGAGGGCATCGAGCGCACCATGGAGCAGTACCTGCGCGGCAAGTCGGGCGTGAAGACCATTGAGCAGAACAAGTACGGCACCGTCACCAATATCACCGTCACCGAAGAGGCGGTGCCCGGCAACAACATCGTGCTCACCCTCGACCGCGATCTGCAGGAGACGGCCGAAAATTCGCTTGAGAAGACCATCCAGAACATCGCCTCGAAGAATGCTGCGAGCAGGAAAGCCGGCTGGGATGCGAATGCCGGCTCGGCTGTGGTGCTCGATGTCAAGACCGGCGAAGTGCTCGCCATGGCAAGCTACCCGAGCTACGACCCGGCGACCTACTACCAGAACTTCACCGAGCTCAGCACAGACCCTGACAAGCCCATGTTCAACCGTGCCATCGGCGGCGCCTACGCGCCGGGCTCGACGTTCAAGATGGCCACAGCCATCGCCGGGCTCGAGAGCGGCACCGTCACCCCGAAAGACACCGTCACCTGCCGGGGCGTCTACACCTACTACTCGCCCTACAACTACCTGTGCTGGCTCTACACCGACACGGGACGCGTACACGGCACGGTGAACGTGGTGGGTGCGCTCAAGGGCTCATGCAACTACTACTTCTACGAGGTGGCCCGGCTCGCGGGCATTGACGTGCTCGTCGAGTGGTGCGAGAAGCTCGGCTTCGGTCAGAAGACCGGCATCGAGCTGCCCGGCGAATCGGCCGGCATTCTCGCAAGCCCCGCCTACCGCGAGAAGCAGGGCCAGCCCTGGTACTCGGGCGACACGCTTCAGGCGGCCATCGGCCAGAGCTACCATCTGATCACCCCTCTGCAGCTGTGCAACTATGTGGCGACCATCGTCAACGGCGGCACTCGCTACCAGCCCCATCTGGTCAAGTCGGTCAAGAGCTACCGCCACGACGAGACCATCCTCGAGGTGGAACCGACCGTCGTCGAGGAGCTGGGTCTCAGCGACAGCACTTGGACCGCGGTCATGGAGGGCATGCGCTCGGTCACCGAGGACGGCACCGCGAGCTCGGTGTTTCGCAACTACCCCATCAAGGTCGGCGGCAAGACCGGTACGGCCTCGGTGTCCAGCGGTTCGGCCACGGGCGTGTTCGTCTGCTTTGCACCCTATGACGACCCCGAGATCGCCATTGCCGTCGTGGTCGAGCACGGCGCGCACGGCAACACCGTCGCCCCGGTTGCGCGCGACATCATGGACGTCTACTTCGCCCAGAAAGAGGCCAACAAAAACGACCTCTCCCCCGAAAATACACTAATCCCCTAA
- the rpmJ gene encoding 50S ribosomal protein L36, with protein MKVRPSVKPICEKCKIIKRKGKVMVICENPKHKQKQG; from the coding sequence ATGAAAGTCAGACCCAGTGTCAAACCGATCTGCGAGAAGTGCAAGATCATCAAGAGAAAAGGCAAAGTCATGGTCATTTGCGAGAATCCCAAACACAAACAGAAACAGGGCTGA
- a CDS encoding helix-turn-helix domain-containing protein, with amino-acid sequence MDINRERQVFCENVRRLRLERGYTVEQMAHVMRVSAEWVRRLERDDLPDEMDVSVAFYLAAEFGISEADLFRPPHE; translated from the coding sequence ATGGATATTAACAGAGAGCGACAGGTGTTCTGTGAAAACGTCAGGCGGCTTCGGCTCGAGCGGGGGTACACCGTGGAACAGATGGCGCACGTCATGCGCGTTTCGGCGGAGTGGGTCAGGCGGCTCGAGCGGGACGATCTGCCCGATGAGATGGATGTGAGCGTCGCCTTTTATCTCGCGGCGGAGTTCGGCATATCCGAAGCGGACCTTTTTCGCCCCCCGCACGAGTGA
- a CDS encoding Maf family protein, which yields MIPIAIYLASQSPRRREILKNVGLDFKALTSGVDESFADGLPLTKLTTTLALAKADDVASRVAADDIVIGADTIVVLDGNILGKPRDESDAFAMLTLLSGNTHEVHTGLAVVRGEQRVTHLSVSRVTFKELTSAQIERYIATDEPYDKAGGYAAQGVASLFIERIDGDFFSVMGLPVAALGDILARDFGYPVL from the coding sequence TTGATTCCCATCGCCATCTATCTGGCCTCCCAATCCCCGCGGCGGCGTGAGATTTTAAAGAACGTCGGGCTCGACTTCAAGGCGCTGACAAGCGGCGTGGACGAGAGCTTCGCAGACGGCCTGCCGCTTACAAAGCTCACGACGACCCTGGCGCTCGCCAAGGCCGACGACGTCGCGTCGCGCGTTGCGGCGGACGACATCGTCATCGGGGCCGACACCATCGTCGTGCTCGACGGCAACATCCTCGGCAAGCCCCGCGACGAGTCCGACGCCTTCGCGATGCTGACGCTGCTCTCGGGCAACACCCACGAGGTTCACACGGGCCTCGCGGTGGTGCGCGGTGAGCAGCGCGTGACCCATCTGTCGGTCTCGCGCGTCACGTTCAAAGAGCTCACAAGCGCCCAGATCGAGCGCTACATCGCGACCGACGAGCCCTACGACAAGGCCGGCGGCTACGCCGCGCAGGGCGTCGCATCGCTGTTCATTGAGCGCATCGACGGCGACTTTTTCAGTGTGATGGGTCTGCCGGTGGCGGCGCTCGGCGACATTCTCGCGCGCGACTTCGGCTACCCCGTCCTGTAG
- the rpsM gene encoding 30S ribosomal protein S13 — MARIAGVDLPREKRVEIGLCYIYGIGRQRANEILEKTGVNPDIRVKDLSEDDIAKLRDCIDKDYTVEGDLRRERALDIKRLTEIGCYRGIRHRKGLPVRGQRTKTNARTRKGPKKTIANKKK, encoded by the coding sequence ATGGCAAGAATTGCTGGCGTCGACCTTCCCCGCGAGAAGAGAGTCGAGATTGGCCTTTGCTACATCTATGGCATCGGCAGACAGCGTGCAAACGAGATTTTGGAAAAGACTGGCGTCAACCCTGACATCCGCGTCAAGGATCTCAGCGAGGACGATATTGCGAAGCTGCGCGACTGCATCGACAAGGACTACACCGTCGAGGGCGACCTGCGCCGTGAGCGCGCGCTCGACATCAAGCGTCTGACCGAGATCGGCTGCTACCGCGGCATCCGCCACAGAAAGGGCCTGCCGGTGCGCGGCCAGAGAACCAAGACAAATGCCAGAACCCGCAAAGGCCCGAAGAAGACCATTGCGAACAAGAAGAAGTAA
- the rpsD gene encoding 30S ribosomal protein S4, with the protein MAKNTQPILKRCKTLGISPAVMGISKSSNRNQKQNMRRKQSEYGLQLQEKQKVKFIYGVLENQFHKYYEKAAKSQGVTGEVLLQLLERRLDNVVFRLGYANTRREARQLVNHGHFTVNGQKVNIPSFLVDAGDVIAIKEKSRQSEKFKEVVEANATRVTPKWLDKDKDSFSGKVVNLPERGDIDFEVAEHLIVELYSK; encoded by the coding sequence ATGGCTAAAAACACGCAGCCGATTCTCAAGAGATGCAAGACACTTGGCATTTCTCCTGCTGTGATGGGAATCTCGAAGAGCTCCAACCGCAACCAGAAGCAGAACATGAGAAGAAAACAGAGTGAGTACGGCCTGCAGCTTCAGGAGAAGCAGAAGGTCAAATTCATCTACGGTGTTCTGGAAAACCAGTTCCATAAATATTATGAAAAAGCCGCCAAGTCGCAGGGTGTCACCGGTGAGGTGCTTCTGCAGCTGCTCGAGCGCCGGCTCGACAACGTGGTGTTCCGTCTCGGCTATGCCAACACCCGCCGTGAGGCCCGCCAGCTCGTCAACCACGGCCACTTCACCGTGAACGGTCAGAAGGTCAACATCCCCTCGTTTCTGGTGGATGCGGGCGACGTGATCGCGATCAAGGAGAAGAGCCGCCAGAGCGAGAAATTCAAAGAGGTCGTCGAGGCGAACGCCACCCGCGTGACGCCGAAATGGCTTGACAAGGATAAGGACTCTTTCAGCGGTAAGGTCGTCAATCTGCCCGAGCGGGGCGATATCGACTTTGAGGTCGCGGAGCACCTGATCGTTGAGTTGTATTCCAAGTAA
- the infA gene encoding translation initiation factor IF-1 translates to MAKDDVFELEGIVTEALPNATFRVKLENGLIILAHISGKLRMNFIRILPGDKVTVEISTYDPTQGRITWRGK, encoded by the coding sequence TTGGCGAAAGATGATGTATTCGAGCTGGAGGGTATCGTCACAGAGGCGCTGCCCAACGCGACCTTCCGGGTCAAACTGGAAAACGGACTGATTATTCTTGCCCACATCTCGGGCAAGCTGAGAATGAACTTTATAAGAATACTACCCGGTGACAAAGTGACCGTTGAGATCTCGACCTACGATCCCACTCAGGGGAGAATTACCTGGAGAGGGAAGTAA